A single genomic interval of Cucumis sativus cultivar 9930 chromosome 5, Cucumber_9930_V3, whole genome shotgun sequence harbors:
- the LOC116403687 gene encoding transcription factor bHLH111-like, translating to MAEECTESSVATSNSTPSNWWDINHNHNHHHHHHPSLSYNSHWLLQNPNSNSSCEEDVSISTSSFTNASNHLLPHHPSDNNHLWTQVLLNIGNDVELESNEENIEGNFLETISSRSSMSTTGIFESTACSDYLKKMDTSNNDNNNWDDTFQTFNTNNNNNNRLLTSHTHMLQNERFLKLSNLVNRWSIALPNPDPHLRHLTMDDQHDHLRASTMPTHEILEPDGTMPHQGLDPCDSSFLRRSLQNQNYGDYISFNGRLAKPVVGINGSSNNPCFKSSLNLSADSKKQIHQICSPTRISGRGSGGVSNEGKKKRSEESSSETSTKKAKQDNSTPSSNKIQQPKVKIGDRITALQQIVSPFGKTDTASVLTETIGYIKFLQEQVQLLSNPYMKTNSYKDPWQSLERKEGKGDGKMDLRSRGLCLVPISCTPQVYRENTGSDYWTPYRGCFYR from the exons atggcAGAGGAGTGCACTGAGAGCTCTGTTGCTACCTCTAATTCAACTCCATCAAACTGGTGGGATattaatcataatcataatcacCATCACCATCACCATCCTTCACTTTCTTATAATTCTCATTGGCTTCTCCAAAACCCTAATTCCAATTCCTCTTGTGAAGAGGATGTTTCCATCTCTACTTCTTCTTTTACCAACGCTTCTAATCACCTTCTTCCTCACCATCCTTCTGATAATAACCACCTTTGGACTCAAGTTTTGCT GAACATAGGAAATGATGTAGAATTAGAAAGCAACGAAGAAAACATAGAAGGGAATTTCCTGGAGACAATATCATCAAGATCAAGCATGTCCACCACCGGAATCTTCGAGTCCACCGCATGCAGCGATTACCTTAAGAAAATGGACACATCAAACAACGATAACAACAACTGGGACGACACTTTCCAAACCTTCAACaccaacaacaataacaataacagaCTTCTTACGTCCCACACTCACATGCTCCAAAACGAAAGGTTCTTGAAGCTTTCTAATCTCGTAAACAGGTGGTCCATTGCCCTCCCGAACCCAGACCCACATCTACGACACTTGACGATGGATGACCAACACGACCATCTCCGAGCCAGCACTATGCCAACTCATGAAATACTCGAGCCAGATGGGACCATGCCTCACCAAGGACTCGACCCATGTGACTCAAGCTTCCTTAGGAGATcccttcaaaatcaaaattatggggattatatttcttttaatggaCGACTAGCTAAACCGGTGGTCGGCATCAATGGTTCGAGTAATAATCCTTGTTTTAAGTCGTCACTGAATTTGTCTGCTGATAGTAAGAAACAGATTCACCAAATTTGTTCGCCG ACAAGAATTAGTGGAAGAGGAAGTGGAGGAGTTTCGAAcgaagggaagaagaaaagatccGAAGAATCTTCGTCTGAAACTTCAACCAAAAAGGCTAAGCAAGATAACTCAACACCTTCTTCCAATAAG ATTCAACAACCAAAGGTCAAAATTGGAGACAGGATAACGGCCCTTCAGCAAATTGTGTCGCCATTTGGAAAG ACTGATACAGCGTCGGTTCTAACGGAAACCATTGGATACATAAAGTTCCTACAAGAGCAAGTCCAG CTACTGAGCAATCCTTACATGAAGACCAATTCCTATAAG GATCCATGGCAAAGTTTGGAgagaaaagaagggaaaggagATGGGAAAATGGACCTAAGGAGCAGAGGTCTTTGTTTAGTTCCAATTTCATGTACTCCTCAAGTCTATAGAGAGAACACAGGATCTGACTATTGGACACCTTATAGAGGTTGTTTCTACAGatag